The following DNA comes from Thermococcus sp..
CACGCCTCCACCCCCTGCCTGAGTCCTCTATGACGGTCCAACCCTTCTCCTCTGCGAGCTTTTTAGCGGTCTCCTCGTCGTAGAAGGGGCCGACGGGTTTGCTTGGGTTCTGGAAGGCCGGGTCATTCTTATCCACGAGCGTCTGCGTCACTATCGTAGCCACCGGTCTGCTGACACCCCTTTCCCTGAGCTCGTTTATTAGAGTCTGCCCTATCATGTACCCTATCTGACCCTGGGTCATCGCCCCAGCAACGTCCATCGGCTGGGCAGGGATTCCGTAAGTCTGATGGCCGGCGTCCATATGAAGAAGTAGCGCGCCGACTTGGGGACCGTTTCCATGGGTGATAACTACCTCATAATCCCCCTCAAGGATTATATCAACTATCTGTTTTGCGGTCTTCATGACGTTCGCCATCTGCTCCTCGTAGGTTCCCTTCTGGTCTCGCTGCAGTATGGCGTTTCCGCCCAGTGCTATCACAACCCGCTTCATGCGCTCACCTCCGGATGCAGGTTTTGGTGCAAGGGCATAAAAACGTTCGTTAGATGCCTTGCCTGTTCATCAGAAAAAGGTTCGGGAGACCCCCACGGAAGTTTACAAAAGTAAAGAAGGCTCAGGGGTACCACTCGGAGAAACTCCCCAGTCCAAGCCTCTCAAGGGTTTTCATGACCCCCAGGGCTATGCCCTCAACCTCGATTCCCCCCGGCGGCTTGTATGCATCGCCAACGACGTAAACATCGCTTATCTGGAAGTCCTCAACGGTCTGGCCGCTGGCGACCCTGTTAACGGGATTCCCATCGAGGTAGGTCTGTACCAGCAGGATTTCTCCCTCGCTATCGAGGTTCGGGAAGATTCTGTAAATGTCTTCGATGCCCTTCCTCTGCTCGGCCTTGACGTTCCTGCCCTGCAAGGCGTGGTGGAGCATTATCAGGGTGTAGCCCTCTTTAGCCAGCTCCGGGCTCAGTGAGGAGGGCTCGTTGTAGCCGTTTATCCTCTCGGTGTCGAGGGTGAAGACGACTGTGTTGCCTACCCTCGGCTTCCCC
Coding sequences within:
- the arcC gene encoding carbamate kinase, which codes for MKRVVIALGGNAILQRDQKGTYEEQMANVMKTAKQIVDIILEGDYEVVITHGNGPQVGALLLHMDAGHQTYGIPAQPMDVAGAMTQGQIGYMIGQTLINELRERGVSRPVATIVTQTLVDKNDPAFQNPSKPVGPFYDEETAKKLAEEKGWTVIEDSGRGWRRVVPSPDPKGHVEAPIIQELVERGFIVIASGGGGVPVIEENGRLMGVEAVIDKDLAGERLAEEVKADVFMILTDVNGAAVNFGKPDEKWLGRTTVEELRRYYEEGHFRKGSMGPKVLAAIRFVEWGGERAVIASLDNAMAALEGKKGTQVVKG